One Bradyrhizobium zhanjiangense DNA segment encodes these proteins:
- a CDS encoding thiamine pyrophosphate-dependent enzyme, with protein MSKANLLDRRQVVSTLLADRKDIVAIGGLGASTNDMCAAGDHARNFYLWGGMGGAAMIGLGLALAQPKLPVLVITGDGEMLMGMGGLATIGLQKPANLSIVVLDNEAYGETGGQTSHTSAAADLVGIARACGIEDSRAVTTMAEVEAFATAVHDVSVGPRFANVKIDSASVERILPTRDGTYIVNRIRGDLGFQPI; from the coding sequence ATGAGCAAGGCCAATCTTCTCGACCGCCGCCAGGTGGTGTCCACGCTGCTCGCGGACCGCAAGGACATCGTTGCGATCGGCGGCTTGGGTGCCTCCACCAACGACATGTGCGCGGCCGGCGACCACGCGCGCAACTTCTATCTCTGGGGCGGCATGGGTGGCGCGGCGATGATCGGGCTCGGGCTCGCACTGGCGCAGCCAAAGCTGCCGGTGCTGGTCATCACCGGCGACGGCGAGATGCTGATGGGCATGGGCGGCCTCGCCACGATCGGCCTGCAAAAGCCGGCCAATCTCTCCATCGTCGTGCTCGACAACGAGGCCTATGGCGAGACCGGCGGCCAGACCAGCCATACCTCCGCGGCCGCCGACCTCGTCGGCATCGCCAGGGCCTGCGGCATCGAGGACAGCCGGGCCGTCACGACCATGGCCGAGGTCGAGGCCTTCGCAACGGCCGTCCACGACGTCTCCGTGGGCCCCCGCTTTGCCAATGTGAAGATCGACAGCGCGAGCGTCGAGCGGATCTTGCCGACCCGGGATGGGACCTACATCGTCAACCGGATCCGTGGCGACCTGGGCTTCCAGCCGATCTAG
- a CDS encoding phosphonopyruvate decarboxylase, with the protein MHARADAPDTAPNWPDDIFATLQRFDVRQVPYVPDAGHSKLIQRVLASSTMRGIALTTEEEGVALLAGAWAGGQRGALLMQSSGVGNCINMLSLIPILRFPFLTLVTMRGEWGEFNPWQVPMGSTTQGVFELSGVKVLRASNAAEVPAVLEAAAAQAYNALTPTAVLLSQRLIGAKVFTK; encoded by the coding sequence ATGCACGCGCGCGCTGACGCTCCCGACACGGCCCCGAATTGGCCCGACGATATTTTCGCGACATTGCAGCGCTTCGACGTCCGGCAGGTGCCGTACGTGCCCGACGCCGGTCACTCGAAGCTGATTCAGCGCGTTCTGGCCTCCTCCACGATGCGCGGCATTGCGCTGACGACGGAGGAGGAGGGCGTGGCACTTCTCGCTGGCGCCTGGGCGGGCGGACAGCGCGGCGCGTTGCTGATGCAGTCGAGCGGCGTCGGCAATTGCATCAACATGCTGTCGCTGATCCCGATCCTGCGCTTTCCCTTCCTCACCCTCGTCACCATGCGCGGCGAATGGGGCGAGTTCAATCCGTGGCAGGTGCCGATGGGATCGACCACGCAGGGCGTGTTCGAGCTCTCTGGCGTCAAGGTGCTGCGCGCCTCGAACGCGGCCGAGGTGCCGGCCGTGTTGGAGGCGGCTGCGGCGCAGGCCTACAACGCGCTGACCCCCACCGCCGTCCTGTTGTCGCAGCGCCTGATCGGCGCCAAGGTTTTCACCAAATGA
- a CDS encoding cytochrome P450: MNADAKELAASFDLEKLTPEFYDNPYPTYRALRENEPVKRLPNGTVFLTRYDDLVTTYKNTKSFSSDKKREFAPKYGDSLLYEHHTTSLVFNDPPSHTRVRRLIMGALSPRAIAGMEGDLIKLVDGLLDAIAAKGACELIEDFAASIPIEVIGNLLDVPHEERAPLRDWSLAILGALEPVVTPEAAARGNKAVQDFLAYLETLVARRRQKPGNPDRDVLTRLIQGEGSGEENGERLTEKELLHNCIFLLNAGHETTTNLIGNGLVALHRNPDQKQRLIDNPDMIKTAVEEMLRYESSNQLGNRMTTERVELGGVVLDAGTSVTLCIGAANRDPAQFPDPERFDIARTPNRHLAFATGAHQCAGMALARLEGAIAIARFLARFPNYAVSGQPVRGGRVRFRGFLSVPCAIG; encoded by the coding sequence ATGAACGCAGATGCGAAGGAGCTGGCGGCAAGCTTCGATCTCGAGAAGCTGACGCCTGAGTTCTACGACAACCCCTATCCGACCTATCGTGCACTGCGGGAGAACGAGCCGGTCAAGCGCCTGCCGAACGGCACCGTGTTCCTGACCCGCTATGACGATCTCGTCACCACCTACAAGAACACCAAATCGTTCAGCTCGGACAAGAAGCGCGAGTTCGCGCCGAAATACGGCGACAGCCTGCTCTACGAGCACCACACCACCAGCCTCGTCTTCAACGATCCGCCCTCTCACACCCGCGTGCGCCGCCTGATCATGGGCGCGCTGTCGCCGCGCGCCATCGCCGGAATGGAGGGCGACCTCATCAAGCTGGTCGACGGCCTGCTCGACGCCATCGCCGCCAAGGGGGCTTGCGAGCTGATCGAGGACTTTGCCGCCTCCATTCCGATCGAGGTGATCGGCAATCTGCTCGACGTGCCTCACGAGGAACGCGCGCCGCTGCGCGACTGGTCGCTGGCGATCCTGGGCGCGCTCGAACCGGTGGTGACGCCCGAAGCGGCTGCGCGCGGCAACAAGGCGGTACAGGACTTCCTCGCCTATCTCGAGACGCTGGTCGCGCGCCGACGCCAAAAGCCCGGCAATCCCGACCGCGACGTGCTGACGCGCCTGATCCAAGGAGAAGGGAGCGGCGAGGAGAACGGCGAGCGGCTGACGGAGAAGGAGCTGCTGCACAATTGCATCTTCCTGCTCAATGCCGGTCACGAGACCACCACCAACCTGATCGGCAACGGCCTCGTCGCGCTGCATCGGAACCCGGATCAGAAGCAGCGCCTGATCGACAACCCCGACATGATCAAGACCGCCGTGGAGGAGATGCTGCGCTACGAGAGCTCCAACCAGCTCGGCAACCGCATGACGACCGAACGGGTCGAGCTCGGCGGCGTCGTGCTCGATGCCGGCACGTCGGTGACGCTGTGTATTGGGGCGGCCAACCGCGACCCCGCGCAGTTTCCGGACCCCGAACGCTTCGACATCGCGCGCACGCCGAACCGGCACCTCGCCTTCGCCACCGGCGCGCATCAATGCGCCGGGATGGCACTGGCGCGGCTGGAAGGCGCGATCGCGATCGCGCGCTTCCTGGCGCGCTTCCCGAACTATGCCGTGAGCGGGCAGCCGGTCCGGGGCGGACGGGTCCGGTTTCGCGGCTTTTTGAGCGTGCCCTGCGCGATCGGCTGA